From Bombus vancouverensis nearcticus chromosome 15, iyBomVanc1_principal, whole genome shotgun sequence, the proteins below share one genomic window:
- the LOC143303683 gene encoding omega-amidase NIT2-like yields MLRAIWDSIQKQNENIALLREEMLRLSMQNDEENRHRAAEIENLGKTVAALRTGFGSPATDEFASIITEDNESASTAINRTVNMAKARKLSGLAAPDTPPVHLDIEQPEVEERGYFPPAPPTLRAKDAIRYIPTLNGDDDVGVEDFIKEVRKYFPKYAESIPDGETSVASSNAAKENNIYVVGGTMPEIEGDKLYNTCTIWGPDGTLIARHQKVHLFDIDIPNKITFRESDSLSPGNSLTTFDVKGCKKGIGICYDIRFEEMARIYRNKGCQMLIYPAAFNMTTGPLHWSLLQRFRANDNQLYVACISPARVP; encoded by the exons ATGTTGCGAGCAATATGGGACAGTATTCAAAAACAGAACGAGAACATTGCCCTTTTACGAGAGGAAATGTTACGTTTGTCTATGCAAAATGACGAAGAGAACAGACACAGGGCAGCAGAAATCGAGAATCTCGGAAAAACCGTCGCAGCGCTACGGACTGGGTTCGGATCCCCTGCGACCGATGAATTTGCTTCCATTATCACCGAAGACAATGAAAGTGCGTCGACAGCAATCAATCGCACCGTGAATATGGCAAAAGCACGCAAACTGTCAGGGTTAGCAGCTCCAGACACCCCACCTGTCCACCTCGACATCGAACAACCCGAGGTGGAAGAAAGAGGCtattttccgcccgctcctcccACTCTACGAGCTAAGGATGCAATACGCTACATCCCAACGCTCAACGGAGATGATGATGTAGGAGTTGAAGACTTCATCAAAGAAGTGAGAA agtactttccaaaatacgccgagagtattcctgatggtgaaacgagcgttgcttcatcgaacgcagctaaagaaaacaacatctatgtagttggtggtacgatgcctgaaatagagggcgataaattgtacaatacctgtactatttggggtcccgatggaactttgatagcaagacaccaaaag gtacatctattcgacatcgacattcctaataagattacttttcgagagagtgattcactcagtcctggtaactccctcacgacgttcgatgtgaagggctgcaaaaaaggtattggcatttgctatgatattagattcgaggaaatggcacgcatttatcggaacaaag gttgccaaatgctgatatatccagcggcattcaatatgaccactggaccactgcactggtcattacttcagcgtttcagagcgaatgacaatcaattatacgttgcctgcatatcaccggctcgtgttccttaa